A segment of the Ictalurus punctatus breed USDA103 chromosome 24, Coco_2.0, whole genome shotgun sequence genome:
GTACAGTCCGGACTGTAGCAACAAGCAGAGCTGTTCGATTCCAGAAATTGTGGAGTCGACTCAGAGTCATATGTTGGTCGATTCAGcccaataattatttttttaaaaatcgatAAAATATTCTAAgagtgtattttttgttttatgggGAGGCATGTGGAAGATTGGGTCAACTGAGCTCAAATTCTGTCGCTTCACACTTTTGTGTGAAAACTTTGGAGTCGATTCTCAATACTCGTTTGCTCAGAATCGAACATTGGACTCGTTTTTGAGACAAGGCTTAGCAAGACATAGTAATGGCCGATGCGTTTGGACAGATTAGGTTCTGCAGGCTAAGGTAACAGTGACGATTAAATACAATTATTACCCGAATAAAAATGGCTACAGTGAAAAACGAGGTAGAGCGAAGAAGGAAAACGGATGTTAAGGGACTGAACGGGCATGTGGACGTGTCACGGACGGAGTACTGTAATAAGCTGCGGGAGTGGATGTGGCACTACTACTGCGGCTACGCGAGCTGGCAGAGCTGGATGTGCATGTCGGCGCTACCGTTATCTCCTCCGTGGTTTCCGCTGCAGCCTGGCAGCCAAGCGGCTAACATCCCTCCTTATCTACCCGCCCCGACATCTGCGGACATCTCCAACTGGTACATCCAGCTCACCAGTCCGCCTCAGACGAATGCCTCAGCGGCTCCTCAGGCCGGGAattcatcaacatcaacaccaccGGCACAGGCGAATGGAAACCCGGTTCAGCAAGCAGGTACGTTAGTTAGCGTGTTCGCTTCATGCTAGTTAGCTAACTATGTAGCAGCTAAAGCGGAAAACTGGTGGTCAGATACTTCACTGAATCATAGCAATTTTACATGACATAACCTTTAAAAACGTTTACATTGGCATTAATTCAGCATAAGACGTAAAATAAAGAGAGTATGTTCCTGAATACACTTTAAATTAAGTAAGTAATTCCACGAAAACCTACACGTACCCTACAGGTACACCCCTAAACCTACACGTACCCTACAGGTACACCCCTAAACCTATACGTATATCCTTAAACCTACACATGCACTACAGGTACACCCTTAAACCTACACGTACCCTACAGGTACACTCCTAAACCTACACGTGCCCTACAGGTACACCCCTAAACCTATACGTATATCCTTAAACCTACACATGCACTACAGGTACACCCTTAAACCTACACGTACCCTACAGGTACACTCCTAAACCTACACGTGCCCTACACGTATACCCTTAAATCTACACGTGCCCTACACGTATACCCTTAAATCTACACGTGCCCTACACGTATACCCTTAAACCTACACGTGCCCTACACGTATACCCTTAAACCTACACGTGCCCTACACGTATACCCTTAAACCTACACGTGCCCTACACGTATACCCTTAAACCTACACGTGCCCTACACGTATACCCTTAAACCTACACGTGCCCTACACGTATACCCTTAAACCTACACGTGCCCTACACGTATACCCTTAAATCTACACGTCCCCTACACGTATACCCTTAAATCTACACGTGCCCTACACGTATACCCTTAAACCTACACGTGCCCTACACGTATACCCTTAAATCTACACGTGCCCTACACGTATACCCTTAAATCTACACGTGCCCTACACGTATACCCTTAAATCTACACGTGCCCTACACGTATACCCTTAAATCTACACGTGCCCTACACGTATACCCTTAAATCTACACGTGCCCTACACGTATACCCTTAAATCTACACGTGCCCTACACGTATACCCTTAAATCTACACGTGCCCTACACGTATACCCTTAAATCTACACGTGCCCTACACGTATACCCTTAAATCTACACGTGCCCTACACGTATACCCTTAAACCTACACGTGCCCTACACGTATACCCTTAAACCTACACGTGCCCTACACGTATACTCTTAAACCTACACGTGCCCTACACGTATACCCTTAAACCTACACGTATACCCTTAAACCTACACGTGCCCTACACGTATACCCTTAAACCTACACGTACCCTACAGGTACACTCCTAAACCTACACGTATACCCTTAAACCTACACGTACCCTACATGTATACCCTTAAACCTACACGTACCCTACACGTATACCCTTAAACCTACACGTACCCTACACGTATACCCTTAAACCTACACGTACCCTACACGTATACCCTTAAACCTACACGTACCCTACAGGTACACTCCTAAACCTACACGTGCCCTACACGTATACCCTTAAACCTACACGTGCCCTACACGTATACCCTTAAACCTACACGTGCCCTACAGGTACACCCTTAAACCTACACGTGCCCTACAGGTACACCCCTAAACCTACACGTACACCCCTAAACCCACATGTACCCTACACCCACACCCTTAACCCTACACGTGCCCTACACCCTTACACCTATACGTGCCTTACACCCTTAAACCTACACGTGCCCTACTCCTACCGAAGTTAATTATATCAATGTAGCTGACCTCGGGCCATAGCTTCATGTCATGTACCCAGTCATTAATCTTTGACGGGTGAGGCACTGTCAAAAGATGGTCATCGCAACACTGTAAAGTCTCGGCACTATGGAGCCATATGCGTTTTTAGCCATTTTCAGATGTTTAACATCACGTTATCAGATAGGAACATAcgcaatatttttttcttcacatgttatcatatctttttttaatcatagaatttttattggaaaccCGCATTTTACATACTATAACACCCCATACAACAAACCCACCATACCCGGCCCCACAAAAtaatcacagccaaaaccaaaagaaaggggggaaacaaaaacaaacaaacaataaaaaaaaaagataaaatgtaTGATGATTAGTATTTACTGTCTATCTTCcctcaatccacctccagggtacatacatcattgaagtaggtaataaattgttgccattttcccaaaaatgattcacccctgcctctgatgttatacttgattttttcaagttttaaaaagaaggaacATACGCTAATTTGACTGTAAACACCATAGACCGTAAATGTAAAACAGGCTTCCGGTGTGAGCCAGGCGAGACTGCGTTCAGGAAAAATGTGGATATGAtgcttgtatttttattatgctgggctttttgtgtactttttttttcgtAACAAACAACATTAAACAGCCTGTAATATTGAACAAGCGGGAAACTGAAATAATGAGATGCATTGCAGGAGCAAAAGATGTCCgtgttacatacagtatatgaacaCAGACAACAATGTAGTTCGAGTAGACAAAACGACCAAAATGCCCATCCCTTGTACCCATCACTTCTCCTTGGCGATTGGCTCTTATATTTTATGACATCATAAGATTGTCCTTGTAGTGAAatctccaccctgaaacacattaaatatgtttatactgCAATATCTTTGATGTGCTTAGTGATTCTGCCGTTATTTGCGTTAACTCCTGAGAAATTAGAAGTTACAGAGGGACATTGCTGATGCAGTTTATTaggagtaatttttttttttaattaaagagaaCAATAGCAAACATAAGGAAtaacaatcaaaacaaaaaaacaacaaacaaaacgttGGACTTAAAGTTCCACAATGCAGTGCAGCTCTGGATTACAACAGAGATGGGCTGGTTAACAATCTGATCCGAGATGATCAGCTTGATTATTAACAACAAAGCTGGTtagaggtgagagagctgggcagaataaaggactaaagctctgctgcatcactctctttaggtagagatgaaacAAGTGCTAAGTCCCACTGGCACCACTGTCAGCGGGTAAGTGAATGGCACTGTGGGTAATATAGGGCACCATTAGCTAAAGTGAAAATAGAACTACAGCTAGAACGACCAGGACTgtcaactcagaatttcattgcaaaataaatatttggctACATTTTATATCAAATGGCAGTTTTAGAGATAAATATGCAGGTTGTTTAGGGTGGATTTTGAAGTGTATGAGCGCTGTCCAAATCAAGGTTCATTCAAtcgtgttttttctttattttgttttaatctgttgTAGGTAGAGAGTACACTATTCCCTCACCTTTACACAGATTTCTAGCTGAAATGGTGGATTTCTTCATCCTTTTCTGTGTTAAAGCGACAATAGTTTTGTGGATAATGCACCTAAGTGGGATGAAGTAAGTCTCAAAACAAGACCGGTGACACTGATGCACAAACGATCTTCATTTTGTCCTAATCATGTGAAAGTCTGTCCATTTGTGTGAGTTTGAGTTGTTTTGCTCTCCGCCCACCACAGGGACATTTCTAAAGTCATCATGCAGTTTGTAGTGGAGGAGATCGATGAGAACACGTCTCTGGAGGACCTGCagaagatgatggtggtggCTCTGGTGTACAGGGTTTTAGTTTGTTTCTATGAGGTCAGTGAATGTTTTCTGCCCTGGTGTTGTGAACAGAGCTTGAGAACGAGGtttcagaagtaaaaaaaatgcagttcaTTTCCGCTATCGAGAATTTTAAgtctacaaaaacatttttaatctgaCGGAAGCTGTAAATCAGTATTTCAGCAATTTTCAAAAACTAACATTTCACTGCCACCAATCAGAGATAGGGCCTGTGAAATGATGCCACGCCTTCTTTTTGGCATTGTGGAAGTGGTCTGCCATTGTTGTTgacatgattatttttttccgcGTCTCAAGTTGCCTACTATCTGTCCTAAATAGTATCCATGATTTGGATTAGTGTAtcccaaatcgtagtatgttgaGATGAGTATCCCAGAGGTACcgggatggtctactatttcctgTGTAGATTTTAAAAGTGTGGATCCATGGACACTTTTTAAGGTAATATTGCCCACAACTTTTTGTGTGAGgtaggaggagttttgtgacagTTTGCTTTGCAAAAGAGGTGAGAGTAAGGATAAGTTGAATTCtaaagtataaattatataatgaataatgaataaagaaaagctgaaatgcaatgaggagtttgtttatggtaactgtgcgtaactaggcaacgTTTTCTTCAGTACTGGAATTGAACTTTGCCGGCGGATGATTACATAGAAAAAGTTCATAATGACCCAAGATTGCATAAAAACACGTAATGAGAAAGCGCTAATATGTATTAAAGCCATGGTCCTTATACCAGTGCCCGACCCcgtgtacacgatatactgattcacgacCTCTgcagctgattgagacgcaccaaGAAAGAAATATTTCTGTATGACACTTTATACACTTTTTATAATCATATTTGCTAAAGAACGTTTGTGTTTACACTGTCTAATGCTGCGTCTGTCTAATATACAGCTCTTTAGACCAATATTCCTTCTTTgcacttgttgtttttttcttttttctgcagATTATCTGTATTTGGGGAGCAGGCGGTGCCACACCTGGGAAATTCCTACTTGGACTGCGTGTCGTCACCTGCGACTCTACAGTTTTGGTACGACCCAACCGTGTCCTCGTGGTACCAGCATCTAATGTCACCCTATCAGCGTGAGTAACATCCTCAGAATTCCTGCTGATTTTTCGAAAACATGCTAATACCAATATGTAATTTGTTCTTCGCTTGTTTTCTCCTGCAGATCCACCGTACGGGCCTTGAATAAGAACCTTTCCATTGCGTTCCTCTTTCCGGTCTTCATCACTCTGCTCTTCTTCCAGCACAACAGGACTGTGTATGACATTGTGGCAGGAACCATCGTGGTCCGGCGTAGGGGGGCGAGATGACCAGTTCAAAGAGTGATTCAATGTACTGTAAAATAGTATTACTGAAGCCTAAAGGTTATAGCCATAGAAGTTcagacctgtttttttttttgtttgtttgtttgtttaattgtaataaatatgCTTAATTTATTAGAGTACAGGTTTGTTAGACGCATTTTAGTTGGTAAACAACGCGTTGTTTGTTAATACACTCCAACCAAAAATCTGAAATGTAACCACTGATACATCAATTGAAAAAATGCCTACTCATCTCATTTGACTCATTTTACATGTCCTTATGTACTGGCCTCTAATAATACTTGAGATTACAGCTGCTTCTAGTTTGGGGTTTGTAGATTTTCTGGACTTGTAGATTTACAAGCTGCCTTACTCGATTATGTACATTTAAGTCGGAGACCCGTGGCCCTCAAATCAACTGATTAGATAATGTGTAATTCTATGAACGTTTTACAAATCAGCATTACAGCGAAGAGCATGAATTACTCCGGCGAGAGGCACTGCGATACCCAGTCTTACATTTCTGAGCGTGTACACATGATGAAGAGGTACGGCATGAGGCAGGACTTAAAAATGAGCAGGAAGCTTTTTAATAATCTGCACATATTCTCTAAACAAACTTAGACGGGTAACAAAGTACACACCTCATGTGTAGTAGGATATAATATTACATGTTGGCTAATGTTAGCTTTGAATGACAGGACAGGTCTCTTTAGAATCTTTTGTGTTGATTTCTCAGGGTACTTCTGATGGTATCTGCACTAAACAGCTGTATTAACCTGCTGTTTTCATGTGTTGCAGATGTGCCTCGAGTAACCACTTGTGTTATTGTGACTAAAccaatttcatttcatttggtgcttttgtttgttgtagtgacccataccccccccccccccccccccaagattTTCTTAGGAAAATGCGAATAACACCACCTTCAGCTTTTACCTTGTGTATTATATGAGAAGATCTAAAATCACGGGTGGACAAATGATCTGTTTATTAATGAGCCCACCAGGCAAGTAAAAGCTCTGGCATGCTGCCCAGCCCATATTTTGGTTAGTAGCTAATGTCATGTAATAATGTACGCCCAGCTATGTACATTAATACAGACTGTATGAATTCCTGGGGCATGCACAACTGTATTAGCTTTCCACATTGTATCTGCAACCCTGACAGAAGGTCACTGGTGAAAGTTGGAGCTGTAGGGATCTCTCATTGCATTGCAAGACAGTCCATTTTTCTGGATTTagctgtt
Coding sequences within it:
- the fam8a1a gene encoding protein FAM8A1, with product MATVKNEVERRRKTDVKGLNGHVDVSRTEYCNKLREWMWHYYCGYASWQSWMCMSALPLSPPWFPLQPGSQAANIPPYLPAPTSADISNWYIQLTSPPQTNASAAPQAGNSSTSTPPAQANGNPVQQAGREYTIPSPLHRFLAEMVDFFILFCVKATIVLWIMHLSGMKDISKVIMQFVVEEIDENTSLEDLQKMMVVALVYRVLVCFYEIICIWGAGGATPGKFLLGLRVVTCDSTVLVRPNRVLVVPASNVTLSASTVRALNKNLSIAFLFPVFITLLFFQHNRTVYDIVAGTIVVRRRGAR